The region GGGGGCTGCCGGAACTGGGCGACGACGCGGCGCTGGTCGTGAGCGAACTGGTCACGAACGCTGTTCGTTACGCGCTGTATCCGGCGCGGCGGACCACCGGCCACCCGATAACGCTGACGCTCCTCCTCCTCGCGCCCCACGTCCTGCTCGCCGTCTCCGACCCGAGTGACGAGGCCCCCGCTCCCGTACAGCCCGACTTCGTCTCCGAGCACGGCCGCGGCCTCTACATTGTGGAGACCTACAGCCAGGCCTGGGGCTGGGACGCCCTCGACGACGGCGGCAAGGCCGTCTGGGCCCTCTTCCGGGCCGGCGACTGACCGTTCGTCCCGCTGCGAGGAGGCCCGACGGTGGCACGAGTGCTGGTGATCGGTCTCGATCCCGCGAAACTCGAGGGCTGGGACCCGGAACCGATCCAGACCGCGCTGGCGCGTGGCCGGGCCCGTTTCGCCGACAGCGGCATCGAGGCCGACTGGTGCCTGGTGGCACTCGACGACGACACCGAGGCGGTGGTCGTGGAGGCACTGCGCCGTGACGACTACGCCGTCGTGGTGATCGGGGGCGGCATCCGCAGGCACGAGCCGCTGCTCGATTTCTTCGAGAAACTGATCAACCTGGTGCGGCGGCAGCTGCCCGACGCCGCCATCGCCTTCAACACCAGCCCCGAGGACTGCCTCGACGCGGCGCTGCGCTGGCTGCCCCGAGACCCCGGCGGCGCCGGGCGGCTCTGACGAAACAGCTCCGGCAAAACAAATTCATATGTGGAGGGAAAACCGCACCGGCCGCCGTTTGTGACGCCGCCGGAGGGAGAACAAGCCCCCAGAGAAATGGCCCGTCAGGCATTCTCGACGAGAATCGCTCGATTCGGCGAAATGTCGGAATTCCGGGACATTAGTACCTTTCGTGGGGGAGAAAATGCTCAAGCGTCCTAATGCGGTCGGATTTCTTGCGATCCTCTCCGCGTTGACCGGCGGGGCCGCACCCCTGGGCACTCCAGCCATCGCCGCGGACGCCGTCGTGACCGGCCCGCACCCCGGCGTACGCGACCATGGCAGAGCGCACGAGCGCAATCTCGCCCGGCAGCACGACAGGCAACGCCAGTGGGAGCACGAACGCCAGCGCCAGCAGTTGCTCCGCGACATCACGCTCGCCGTCACACCGGCGCAGAAGGGCGGGACGGATTCGCGGGCCATGCCGTACAACTGGCAGAACTCGGACGCGATCGCGAATTCCTTCAGCGACCAGTACGGCCTGTCGGACGCCGTGAACCAGCCGGATCAGAATTCGGGCGTACCGGTCAGCGAGCCCACGGACCAACCGATTCAGAAGTCGGACCCCCTGGCCACCTCGCCCGCGCCGCGAGATGACGCCACCAGCGCGGCGATGCTGGCGTATCTGCGGGACCTGGCCGCGAGAAAGCAGTTCACCGGCTCGGCGCTGGTGGTAAGGCGCGGCGAGGTGCTGGCGCGTTTCGCCGCCGGCGAGGCCGACGAGAAACGGCACATCCCCAACCGGCCGGACACGGTCTACCGGGTCAT is a window of Microbispora sp. NBC_01189 DNA encoding:
- a CDS encoding ATP-binding protein — protein: MSDEPKSVGQLTRDVGFGWFRRAVCASDTAMCPLAPQADSVKTARDVTRTTLQRWGLPELGDDAALVVSELVTNAVRYALYPARRTTGHPITLTLLLLAPHVLLAVSDPSDEAPAPVQPDFVSEHGRGLYIVETYSQAWGWDALDDGGKAVWALFRAGD